Within Quercus lobata isolate SW786 chromosome 5, ValleyOak3.0 Primary Assembly, whole genome shotgun sequence, the genomic segment gtaatgaaataCTTATAGCCACCTCTTGCCTGGATTGACATAGGACCACATACATCTGAATGTATTAGTTCTAGCAAATCTTGGGCTCTTCtaccttttgcattaaaaggtTGTTTGGTCATTTTGCCTTCCAAACAAGATTCACAAACTGGAAATTCATTAAAGTCCATGGGCTCTAAGAGACCATCTTTGATCAGTCTTTGAATTCtatttgaattaatatgacccaaacgcaagtgccaaagatatgcatcactagtagaaggaaactttctctttaatgattttacatgAGAGTCATGATCTAATTTAGAATTGtataattcatgcttatcaggagttaaaatataaagaccatcaaCAATATTGCCAGAATAGATAAACACTTTACccttctttattacaacattgtCTTTAAGGATAACACAATATCCATGTTTACCCAAATAAgttgcagaaattaaatttctaCGAACATTAGGTACATACAAACAGTCTTCCAACATTAAAACCCTAGACTTAAAGCATAAATTAAACACTCCAACAGCTACAACCGGAATCTTGCTCCCAACagccaaagtaagaaacaattcCCCTTCATTAATCTAGTCTCCTGGAACCCCTGCAAAGAATTGCAGATATGATTAGTACAACCTGAATGCACACACTAGGAATCTGTGGGATTTTGTACTAAACATATTTAAAGGAGGAAAGAACTTTTCGTACCCTTATTATTGGCAACCTTGAATTTTGGACAATTCCTCTTCCAATGTCCTTTCTCAAGAACAAAGGAAACACTTTCCTTTGATCTTCTTTCCTCTGTCAGCAACACCTAAGGCAATTTGTTTACCCTCTTGCTTGGTgaaatccttcttcttcttcttcttacccTTGCCTTTCGACTTAGGTTGAGAAGTAGAAGCTTCAGCCATGTTAGCATTAACACTAGAAGTACCAAGAATGCCTTTTGTTGCTACCAACTCATTTATTAATTCAGACAATgtataaatctttttgttcatattataattaagtCTGAGTTCCTTGAATGGTTCCAGTAGTGACTGGAGTATCATATCCACTTGGGATTCTCCATCAATATCGGCACCTAAAACCTCCAATGTATTCAGATTAGAGATCATTGTGAGACAATGCTCCCTAACTGAACCGCCTTCagccattttggtattataaatttgcCTCATGGTTTCTTGCCTTGCAGATTGGCCTTGCTTACCAAACATCTCCTTCAGACTTAGCATAATATCCGAAGCTAGTTCTACATCCTGCATTTGATGTGGTAGAACATTTGAGATAGATGCTAGGATGTAGCACTTGGCCATCTCATTAGATTTATGCAAATGATCATACCGTTGTTTTTCCTTAAGAGGAGCATCTAATGAAGGAAAGCTAGGACATGGTTTAGTAAGCACATGTTTGTGCTCTTTAGCAGTGAGAGCTatgtccaaatttcttttccagtcaacatagttggatctagtcagtttgttttgattaagaatagtaacaagtgggctaaatgatgccatgacaaatctaaaaacaataaacatgaatataatgAGTAAACtggacattatcaatttagcatataaacatatagtatggaaccttaataaaaccataatataatatatgcaacGACAACCCAATCCCATATTCAATATCCCTCAGCATAGAGTGAACATTAAATACTATGATTGATTGAGAgctattctcattattaatgctatcatgataactcttatcaaatattaataatatgtCGTTATACATTTGGcctctaaataataatagtaagaaCTCAGCATAGAGGATACTATAATATTTAGTCTAGTGTATACCATTGTCTAGAATCATGTGTAGCCACAATTCATCCCCTTAACAGGCTTATTTTGTAGTACCATTATATAAAACACCCTTCGCATGGAATGCAAAGCACGAAGCTAAGACAAGATGTTTGATCAAACCACTATAAACCAAGAAATTCAATCTTGTAGGACCATGAAATAAATACTCTTCGCATGGAATGCTAAGCTCGAGGCAAAGATAAAGTATATATTTCATACTACTATGAACCAACAATGGAGGCCATGAGATCAaacccttgtatctctctcccactagatgttttaaaataaaggtttttaaattataaaacatgCATAATTTAATTACACATAGCCTTGCATCTTGTACataaaaaacacttagaaaaattctAAATTCCCAGTTCTTGATCGATgctcgatagctcctcgatcgatcgagaaatgTTTTGGATGCTCGATCGATACTCGATCGcttctcaatcgatcgagcttcCAAAATCCCTGTTCTTGATTGATCGAACATGTatctcgattgatcgagcctcgTGAATTTTGAATTTCCAGAATTTTTAACAAGGCAGTTTTTTAACGTTTTTCATGAACAAACAGACATTATATGAACATGATAGACATAGATTGATATCAAAACTAAATTTCATTGATGCTATAgccttaaatttcaatttaacatacttaaattcaaatttaaacaacatcataacatcaattttagtttttatcaaATCATAGTTTCAACAATCATGCAGAAAATTAAATCCAAGTATAATCTTCTAGCATTTGAAACTATTATTTCTAATTCTAAAactcacaaaacatgttatacaaATTGGAATTGAAgaccgctctgataccaattgttggaaataacatgtttgtatcgcatacaaaacatacgcagtggaaaactaacaaatctacttcattcgtaattgataacatgtactatgtaaatttcaaaatataagaataagagATTGTACCTTGATggggtgaaattcaaaaccaaagatgaAGAGTACTTgggaatacttttaatcttcactccaattccacttgatgcctaagaagtgtggtctctcaatcagttctGTGTGTATGTTCCAGAGAGAATGAAAAAGTCTCTTACACATaacatacaaaccatttcatgtacataaaattctgtatgtttctcttcacataactgattatctaattggactagccttttgggccttctcaattgggttttagtgtgTGGCTTAGAGTGAGACCAAAAAGGAATAAATAggactctagctccaatgggccttgggcttttctgtcaactcttgacatgtccaaagttaccattaattatatttaatgccactatataaatataattgcactctaggccttattaataaattatatcctaagattttattgtacatgcaaccccttcataaaatattcgtagtaatacaaagtcatgaatgtagactgcTACTTTGTgaattactacatcttaatccttaagTACTCAGTTTAatccttttaagttattcaccatatatttatgaaatctaatttcataaatatatactttagtaatttcttactaaagtggttaggcctaattCTCTAAATAActgaacccattaaacttatttcaagagaatattttatatctccgttaagagactatgaattccatcttgagaatatatgttccatcaacactaaatgtggctgcctaacatactgaggttttgaccgttactttagatctcactcttgatatatcaaagcctACACTTcgtgatcaggtccattattctctcaggattaagagttcatgcaaatataagtcatgagatttattattcaattgacagtcgttaggagaataataaatctcacagcggtccagttcaatatgttttaactcttaaaacgtatcaacatatcaactataagtcaccacttccatgatcaagacaaatcattttAGTTAATGTAttatagtcttcacagatgaaatgcccaatttcatcaccgactacgaactacaattctgagtttacaatgatcttgtgatttatatcttctgtgacttttcacataaatcacatacaatgcatctcatggactatatgataatttttgaatattcatgttaccaatatttcaaataataataaaacaactttattaatcacaatattaagtcatacataatgtcatacataatatcatatatcgtatcatacaataggatttaagggcagtAATCCTAACATCTACATCATtggcatcatacaataggatttaagggcactaatcctaacatcTACATAATTGGAATTTTAGGCCTATTCCGGTGCTTTTTGGGGTTGTCCCAGCTGTTTTGCAAATGCTGGGATGGTcccatttttttgtagtgctaGTTCTATGCATTGCCATGTTTGGTGCCCTTCACGAGCTTGACCATGTGTGGTTACATCTGACGCCCATGAGGCCTTGTTCGGATGTAACCATTTGGGAGGCATCTCCAGATGCCGGGTTGCTCTGTGCATACCCTTCCCTTTTCTGCTCCATGCGATGTTATGCTTGTCATGTTTGTTTGTGCCACCCgttggctttctatgcatctttacacGTTTGCTTACTTGTTCATGCATAAGTCTTGCTTTCTAGTGTGTCAtccatgcttcaacacaatgaagttatggacattTGATCTAAACCTAAATTTGTCTCTTGCGGACACCAtcatttgtttccttttttgcttgtttgcttgctaTTTTGCTTGTTTGCCTTCTCGCTTGTTTGCTCACATCCTTGTTGCTATTCTTGACATGTCTATCATGCTTATCTACTCGATGCCTCTTCCACGTGCTCTTtgcatctttttattttcattgcTTGTCTGatggtttcttgtctttgcctttggatgtacacacatggagcgAGGATGCATTGAGCTAGGGCACGGTCTTCTAggcgcaagcaaaaagggcatGGGCGTGAGCATGTAGATATAAGCTTAGCGTCTACAATCAGTAGGTTTGGGAGTTTAGCCTCtcccatttggttatgtactcttttaaaccccttccttcctccttcctttctctcttagatggtttgtattaggtatatcatgccatgTACCATTCGTCCTTATCTCTAGAGTACAGCGACCCTgtttatttttctgcacttatattttgggccatgctctagggatgtaggcatttactttcctactttgtgtgcttgcattgtacattatgtatgtatatatatacctgatCCCCCCTTCCGGTATGATTGTCATAGTTCGTGTCACCTAAGGCAAGCGATGCCTAATTTTCGCTGCGAAAGTAAGGTGACTTGTCGCTAGATTTTCGCCGTAGAAATTTGGCACTTCGCTTGAACACCTTAGGAAAGCATGGATTGagaccacacccattcaaaagccaaacctcaaagcccccatgcatgtaaagccctgatagccaatgccaaaatcatgtttttactaccaattttcaaaaattaaggttttatcaaaacaaaggactatcCTTAGACAAGCATTGTAGGGTGCCTAATGCCCGCTTTCTTAACCTAAGATCGGTAATAAAATTAGCTAgaaataggtgaccaatcacaccttagaaaaacccaatgattggtggtgatTCCACTCACCTTTGGTAATCTCTTAAAATTTGGTCCAGATTCCTGCCATAACgccaaaggtagacctaccttcaTCCACCGAAAGAGAGAGCACCCGAAGCTTCACGCGAAGCACACGCACACCACCATCGAGAGGGGCCCTCCAACGAGGCCTCGCAGGCGCGGGAGCTATCGCCGCGGCGGGTGGTCGAACGAGGGCCCGTGACGACGGCGGTTGTTTTTTTGCAACCGTTCTGATCGATGCCAGGCGTCAACTTGGAGCAAAGTTAATGGtgatttttattaagaaaaatcagatctgttttgtgaaTAAGAAAATCTAGATTTGTAGAGAAAAAGAATTAGATCtgttttttatgaataaaataagaaaaagacttTTTCTAGAAGAGGAACTACACTCATAAGATAAATCTATGTTACATGCATCAATCAAAAATCATCTCAACTTTTGacttcttcttttaaatttcaaaatttgctaTTTTGtgacaaagaaaattttcttaaagaAAATCAGATccgtatttaatgaaaatacaaatcagttttatgtttttttttttaaaaaaaaaatcagatctgtatttgatgaaaatacagatctgttttgtgtgtaaaaaaaatcaaatctgtatttaatgaaaataaagattAGTTTTATGTgttgaaaaaatcaaatttgtatttaatgaaaatacgtatcagtttttagtgtagaaAGAAATCatatctgtatttaatgaaagtACAGATCAGTTTAgtgtgttaaaaaaatcaaatctgcatttaatgaaaatatagataagtttttaatttagaaaataagttctgaaaaattcagatcagtttttaatttaaagagaTCTTTGTTAATTAGCGGATTTTGAGATTCAAGAGAAAGATTATAACAAACAAAAGAATCATCTAAGGACATATTTAAAGAAACATTTCAAACCAAACATGGTAATTGCATCAAGAaccagaaataataaaaatatcttaaacctattcatgcatcatcaaacaaaactaatagataggaatagaaaaagaaaggggggtaaAAAACTAC encodes:
- the LOC115990554 gene encoding uncharacterized protein LOC115990554: MAKCYILASISNVLPHQMQDVELASDIMLSLKEMFGKQGQSARQETMRQIYNTKMAEGGSVREHCLTMISNLNTLEVLGADIDGESQVDMILQSLLEPFKELRLNYNMNKKIYTLSELINELVATKGILGTSSVNANMAEASTSQPKSKGKGKKKKKKDFTKQEGKQIALGVADRGKKIKGKCFLCS